GCAGAGATTCGATATCGCGCAGGATCTCGCGCGCCTGCTCCAGCTGACCGGCCGGTAAACGTGCCTTGCGCACCAGGAAGTTCAGCGCGCGCTGGGTATCCATCAGACACAGGCGTACCTTCCAGCCGATATCTTCCTGTTCCGCCAGCGTTGAAAGCGCGTCGTCATATTCGTCGCCCTGCTGGCCTTCCATAATGACGCGGCTCAGCTTTTCCAGGTCGCTGTAGATGTTTTCGATTTCATCCGCCAGCTGTTCGATTTTGGTTTCGAACAGATCCAATAGCAGTTCATAGGCGTTGCCATCAACCATCTCCTGGCTGCGGGCGCGCATACGATAGAGGCGAAACGCGGGTAATTCGCGCTCACGCAGCGTGAACAGACGACCTTCGCGAATGGTGAATGCCACCGTTGAGTTACCGGCGTGATCTTCAGCGTCTTCAAAAAAGAAGAAGGAGTGAATATGTAAGCCGTCTTCGTCCTCGAAAAAACGCGCGGAGGCTTCGATGTCTTCCAGTTCAGGTCGGGTGGCCAGGTTCTGGCCCAATTCCGTTTGCACACGGGTTCGTTCGTCTTCGTCCGGCTCGACTAAATCAACCCAAACCGAGCTGGCGAGGTGTTTGATTTCGTCAGCCTCAAGACGGGTTAAACGATTGTTTTCCAGTTGAAATGCGCTCAGCATAGCCGGGACTCCCAATGCAAAAAATATCGGACAGTTCGGTGGGCACACAAGAAACGAATTGGGTTTCAGACCATTAAACAGCCTGACTCAGCGCGACGGGAAACATGCAGGTCGCTGACAACCTCTGAGGCTATCAGCATAAGAGAATAGCCTTAGGAGTTGTTCCTGTGGAACAGGAGATTGAGCCAGTATCTACTGGGTGTGTCCAAGGCGAATGTCCTCTTAGCGTGATCGTGCGCGCATGTTACGCCAGCACTCAGAAGGCGTCAACACGCAACGAAACGCCAAAGAGCAATATTTGCCCTTTAGCGTATAAGGCTAGCAGATTATTACAAAATAATGATATTTTTCTGAAAGTTAGACGGTTTCCAGCTTCGCATAGGCGGCCACCAGCCATTTAATACCCTGCCCCTGGAAAGCCACCTGCAAACGGCTGTGTTCAC
The Kosakonia oryzae genome window above contains:
- the corA gene encoding magnesium/cobalt transporter CorA, encoding MLSAFQLENNRLTRLEADEIKHLASSVWVDLVEPDEDERTRVQTELGQNLATRPELEDIEASARFFEDEDGLHIHSFFFFEDAEDHAGNSTVAFTIREGRLFTLRERELPAFRLYRMRARSQEMVDGNAYELLLDLFETKIEQLADEIENIYSDLEKLSRVIMEGQQGDEYDDALSTLAEQEDIGWKVRLCLMDTQRALNFLVRKARLPAGQLEQAREILRDIESLLPHNESLFQKVNFLMQAAMGFINIEQNRIIKIFSVVSVVFLPPTLVASSYGMNFEFMPELHWSFGYPGAIVFMILAGLAPYLYFKRRNWL
- the ysgD gene encoding YsgD/CorL family protein yields the protein MDTPSRYWLNLLFHRNNS